TGTAAATTAGGTGAGGGagggatcaatcagaggaaagcatGCCAAATGGGAAGAGAGGTTCTCAATCCAGTCTGTGGATTTGTAGCTTGGCTTTCTGCCTTCAAACTGCctttggcttgaaggtggggtttcaccaggaacCTGCacctatctgcctaggcatttgacAGTCTCCTGCTGCTGTCAATAGACAAGGATTACAAAAACTGTTCAGATTTTTATTGAAAGTGTGCATATATGTGATTAATACAAAGAATCACAATTGTGCTCGTACCATTTTTGTTGTTCATCTGTCATAACTGAACaaaaagtttactttaaaatagaaatccCTCAAATTAAATGCCTATATGCACACTTTGAACAAATACTTTGACTAAAGTGTATaagatatgtgtatttttttgaggtagagtcttactctgacccaggctggagtacagtggcacaataacagctcactgcaacctatgcctcccaagttcaagcggttctcctgcctcagcctcccaagtggctgggactacaggcatgtaccaccacacgtagcaaatttttatatttttagtagagatgggtttcaccatgttggccaactggtctcaaactcctgatctcagttgatctgcccgcctgggcctcccaaaatgctgggattacagacatgtgctactgCACCTAGCCATAAGATTTTTAATGTGACAATGAGTTTCTTGTTTGTTATCTAAGTTAGGTAGGATTGATAACAATGCTACTCACGGGGAATATCTAAAATTCTTTTGTTTGAGTACCAATCATCATAGAGAAACCAGGGAAGATAGAGGGTTTTAAGGCAAGTTGAAAGTCTGGGCTATTCCATTTCACCTACAACTTTAGGGTATTCCATTTCACCTTTTATTCAAAGTGATGTTAAGTGATGCCATATTTCCAAAATTCATCTTCAGTCCTTCATCTTTAGGCAGTTCTTATAATTGCAAAGTTATAAATTTAGATTACCTACAAGACAAATGGATCCTGTACATTATACACTTTGGGGTATGGTAAGCAAACTAACCTTGAATCGGCACATATTGTATATCAGATTGACCACACACCAGCAGCATACAGCTCTCACTCATAGGGCTCACCGTTTGGCTGCCTACAGCCAAACTGGTCTCTCCTCTATTTAGTAAGACAAATCCACTGATTATGAGCTTGCAGGGCACAGCCTTGTCAAATGGTGACAAATGGTTTTAATGCTTACTCTCAATTTCTGTAGCTATCTCATTAAAGATCAAGTCTGGAGACTGGCATCCCCCTGACCACACTCTGAGTAGCACTGTCTAGAGTTCCTCATTTCTAAATCAAACTATTAGTTCTTTTAATTATCCATCCCAGGAGGTTGTGGTTCTTAGATCCTTGGCCATTCTGACTACTCTTCTCTAGAAATGAAACCCTTAAAATGTGGCATATGGAAAGAACCCATTGTTCCTGATGTAAGTGACCAGTGCAGAATGCAGTAGGGGCTGACCTTTTGAGTCTTGGGATCTGTGCTCTGGTCATGCATCCTAAGGTTGGTGCCTTTGTTCAGTAGCCATATTACATGGCTAAGTCACATTAAGTTATATCTGCCAGAACTCTCAAGTCTATGAATAAATAGGAAGGTCTGCTGAACTATGTTCGTTTCATTCTGTACCTCCTATAGTTGATTTTTGAAGTTAGagccattatattttaaaatatgaaatttcatCCTATTAACAGGTCATCCTTCACTTCTGTTAAGCTCTATACACTTCTCAATATTGCTCTCTTTAACAACAATAACTAGTTTCATCTATCTGGGGTTTATATGGTATTTTCACATATGGTCCCATTTGGTTCTGTTGATAAATCATCCTATGTGTGCattattattgtttctattttataactgagaaaactgagtctcaaagaACCATTAGAAAATAGACTTATACCATCCATACAGTTTAAAAACACAAGTTCTGACCCATTCAAGTTACTCTTAATATGGTCATAACCTTGAGACATTCTTCCTTCGGTTATTTACAGTCGTTTAGTCACACGCTTTGGAGGAGTTACTCAACCAGTTAACTAACAAAACTCTCAGTAGCAAGCTTGTCCAGCCCTCAGCCCATGGGctacatgtggcccaggacagttCTGGATGTGctccaacacaaattcataagctttcttaaaatattatgagcttttttgtaatttttttaagctcattggctatcattagtgttagtgtattttatgtgtggcccaagacagttcttcttccgatatggcccagggaagccaaaagattggacattgCTGTGTAGCATCTAGCTAGTAAGCCATATTGtccacaacatgagaactttttTCAGTTTCCTTGCTGAAATTCCGATGTTCCCTGTCCCTGGTATGTCCATGGTCTACTAAAccactgagacaggagaataaaaTTAGTTTgatgtgtctttttctttataagcacATCTACTCCTAGAGATTtccattttgtatttctaaataatcaCAGGCTATTCATTGTTAAAATTATCAAACTCAAAAAATTATCAGAGGAAATCTGATAatctcttttaaacaatcagtACACTTCCATAAATACACTGGAGAGTCTGCCATGTGCCTGATGCTCTGTGAGTCCCGAGTGTGTACAAAAACCTTAAACTCTACTGCAATGTGTTTTTCATACTGCAGATCATGGCCCCTCTGTAGGTTGTCAAGTGAATTTGGTGGATCACAaacaacattaaaacaaaacaaacaaacaaacaaacaaaaacagactaaAGAGTATTAGAATACAAATAAGGATAATtacttaagctttttttttttttttttttttttttgctttagtgTAGTCAGTATACGTGCCCTGAGTTgtgatggaaaaatatattttttgttacatGTCACTGTCAAATAGTTTGAAAGATCCATCATTAGTGGAAGAAACAGACACACCGTTTCAATACCCTTTGGAACATACTATGTCATTGTAGTCACAGGGTGCCAAAGAAGattggtcatttttttctttgttgcattttgttttttattgctttggtttttgtttgtttgctttcgtTTAAGCAACCTAAAGACTGCAAAAATTTCCCTAAGTTGTTTGCCTTTTCTCCCAGGAGTGTGCCGCTTTTTCACATACCTTAGTTGGGCTGTAAATATCTTCTTGTTGGCCAAAGTGAGTATAATAAGCTCTTAGACACCAGCAGACAGGGCCAGGCTTTCCCTTCCcaggccaccgtgcccagcttggcATGTGTTCTTAACCTAAATAAAGGAATCCCTATCCAACTAGTATGTGGTGTGCTGGCATCATAACCAGGTTTGAGAGAGGTAGTTGGGGCCAACGCTAAATGttgtagtttctatttttaaatacctatattttctttaaagtcaTATCCTTTTTTTGCCTTCTCAAAAACTGTTTGCTAAAAGGGCTTTTTCACAGTCCTTATTTAATATCAGTTTCTCACTGTCttcctaaaatgcaatacaaaaatcCAGTAAGTTCAACGTTCAGCCTTTCATGGTGCCTTGTGTATAAAAGACCCTCAGATGTCAGTTTTTGTTATATCAATCACAGGAAAACAGGGAGTAGAAAGTACTAGtaataaagtatattttgagTCATCATTCTGGAGTCTTGCCCTTTTTCCACTTGTACAATTACAACTTTCTAAACTCTTTCACCAGAGCTttatataccttttaaaaaatcaaaggtaATTTTCCACTGTGATCTCAAGGctgtagaattcttttttttgtttctttttctttcttttcttttcttttttttttaagaaacagggtcttgatatgttgcccaggctggactcaaactcctgggctcaagagacccttccacctctgactcccaaataactaagattacagatgtgagccactgtgttagtccatttttcatgctgctgataaacacatacctgagactgggtaatttataaagaaaacaaaatttaatggaCTCTCAGTTCCATGTAGCcaaggaggcctcacaatcatgataaaatgtgaaaggaacatcttacatggcagcagacaagagagaatgagagccaagcaacaggggtttccccttataaaaccatcggatttCGTGAGACTTAATACCACAAGAACAATACAGTGGAAACCATcgccatgattcagttatcttctaccaggcccctcccataacatgtcaacacgtgggaattatgggagctataattcaagattagattttggtgggaacacaaccaaaccatatcagccaccGGACCTGACTTCTAAGCTATAGATTCTTATCAGTACGTTGGCTTTgtacttgctttcactttaaacTTGAATGTTCAAGTTTGTTATTTAGTCCAACCTACATAGAAACTAGGTTTTGAAGGAATGAACAAGAATGGGAAGATCCCTGCAATGATTAACTGTGGGTCTTCTGACGTTTCCTTAAAAACAATATACTGCAAGGTTAAGGTGGATGCTGGATAAGTAAAAAGATTGATAAGCAACTAAACAAACATTGAAAGATACAAATAAGCAGATAAGTTTCAGTGAGGGACTGCTGAATGCACTACCTTATTTAATCCCTTCAGCAAGCCTATGAGGCAAGACCTGCTTTAATCTCATATTATAAGTGACAGAAAGTTACTTAAGTGAGGGTAAGTAGCTTGTGGACAGTCACCTAGCTCTGAACTGGTATCACTGACACTTGGAACCAGGTCTTAAAACTGAACACccaagtagaataaaataaatttcattcaaTTCACCAAAAAATAAGCAACTATTATTTCCTTGGCATTGGAGAGGCTAGACAtatgaataaatatgtttatatggttgaaacaaagaaacacaggtcctctttttttttttttttttttttttttttttgaagacaggttctcactttgctgctgtggtgcagtggtgccctcacagctcagctcactgcagccagcctGGCTCTTGATGACCTTACCTGTAACAGCTGAGAGTGGAGGCTCTCAAGAAGGAAGCTTCTAAGctataaaaacaagaaatcatATGATTCTATTTGGACTACACTGTGGAAAGCTGTTGAGATGGGGAAGATGCTGGAGACAGGGCTTCTCTCACATTTTCACTATCACAGATCCAGGGAGAGGTGGCAAGGGCCTACGCTGAGGGAATGAGAGTGAAATTACGAATGAGGGAACAGACTGGAAAATCAGTTCAGAATTAGGTCTTGGTGATATGCTTGGTGAGGATGAGGCAGGATCTGATGATTCAGTTCATTTCAGAAGGAACCCATATGCTCTAGGTCAAGGTCTGTGCTGGGCCCAAGGCTATGCAAAGCTAAACAAGGCCATCTCCAGCCTTAGGGAATGCAGACTCTGCTCTCTCAGGGGCTGCAGATTCAGGCAGAAACAAGACAGCTAGAGTCAACGTGCGAGGCGCAGAGTGTAAGACAGTGCCAAGCTGTGGGGACCCACCGCGGCCACACAGAGGCGTGAGCTCTGCTAGCGGCGTTCCGACTCCGAGTTGCTTCAACAGAAAAGGACTGCTCATGCAAAGTAGCCGCATTGGATGCTTCAAATAGTGATCTCCAGAATGGCTCTCTCCTTCCTACTTAAAGAATTTCAGTGGGTCATTTTGCTGTTACCTCAGCCGGGAAAAACACAGTAAGAATCAAGTACAGGGGACTAAAATAGGGAGTGTTAGCCTTGAGATATACCGACGCTGAGACTGAGAAGAGGCAAGCTTGAAATATGTTCCCTGGGGCTCAGTGAAGAGGTTTCTGGAAAGAAGTAAGTGCCTTTTATGGCAGAGTTGAGTTTCTGTGTGAAAAAGAAGACTGCAGGTGCTTTATATTTAGACCGTCTAGTCTGATGTAATTATACCCTCTTTGTAATCAGTCAGGGAAACTtcttaggaaggaaggaagcattcAACACCGCTATaaaaatgggaaggaaggaaggttggCAAATTGAGAAGAGTCCTCTGACCACCAGGAGGACGGGTACGTACAAGACAGTGAAAGTGAGGGAAAGCTGAGTGGTGCCCATGCAGCCCACAACACCTGTGCGTgggaggacagagggaagggaggTGGAGGACCGCGCAGGGCTGCCCTCAGCACGCCCAGAGTTCCTGGCTCAGCCATGCTGTCTGCTAACGAGCGTCTTCCTTGGTGTTCCGCAGGGCGACGACTCCGATGAGGAAGATCTCTGTATCAGCAACAAATGGACTTTCCAGAGAACCAGTCGCAGGTGGTCTCGTGTGGACGACCTCTACACCCTGCTCCCTCGAGGAGACAGAAATGGGTCACCGGGAGGCACAGGGATGAGGAACACGACCAGCAGTGAGAGCGTCCTCACAGACCTGAGCGAGCCTGAGGTCTGCTCCATTCACAGTGAAAGCAGCGGGGGCAGCGACGGCCGCAGCCAGCCGGGCCAGTGCCGTACCGACAGCCCGGTCATGCTGGATGCCCCACTGGTCAGCAGCAGCCTCCCGCAGTCCCCCAGGGACGTCCTCAGCCACCCCTTTCATCCCAAGAATGAGAAGCCCACCAGGGCCAGGGCCAAATCATTTTTGAAACGCATGGAAACACTCCGAGGGAAGGGAGCCCACGGGAGGCATAAGGGGTCAGGGCGGACAGGTGGCCTGGTGATCAGCGGGCCCGTGTTGCAGCAGGAGCCAGAGTCCTTTAAGGCAATGCAGTGCATCCAGATACCAAATGGAGATCTCCAGAATTCACCGccacctgcctgcagaaaggggCTCCCGTGCTCCGGCAAGTCGAGTGGCGAGAGCAGCCCGTCGGAGCGCAGCAGCAGCGGGGTGAGCACACCCGGCCTGAAGCAGCGCAACTGCCACGAGGCCAACAAGCGCGGGGGCATGTACTTGGAGGACCTGGATGTGCTGGCGGGGACAGCACTGCAGGACGCAGCGGACCAAAGCCGTACGCATGAGTTTCACTCCCAAGAGAACTTGGTGGTGCATATTCCCAAGGATCACAAACCAGGAACATTCCCCAAGGCGCTTTCTATTGAAAGCCTCTCTCCCACAGACAGTAGCAATGGGGTTAACTGGAGGACCGGTAGCATCTCCCTGGGCAGACAGCAGGTTCCTGGTGCCAGGGAGCCCAGGCTCATGGCATCCTGCCACAGAGCCAGCCGAGTCAGTATCTATGACAATGTCCCTGACTCCCATCTGTATGCCAGCACAGGAGATCTTTTGGACTTGGAGAAAGATGACTTCCTCCCTCACTTGGATGACATTCTGCAGCATGTCAACGGGATCCGGGAGGTAGTGGATGACTGGTCCAAAGATGTCTTGCCTGAACTGCAATCTCATGATACGTTGGTTGGGGAACCTGGCCTATCGCCCTTTCCGCCTCCTAATCAGATCACCTTAGATTTTGAAGGTAACTCTGTCTCAGAAGGTCGGACGACACCCAGTGATGTGGAAAGAGATGTAACATCTCTTAATGAATCTGAGGCTCCAGGGGTCAGAGACAGGAGGGATTCTGGTGTAGGGGCCTCTCTCACCAGGCCAAACAGGtaggtggcatgcacttgtgaaATGATTTTTCATCCATTTCCTAGTAATtgtgttctgtttatttttttttaacaaacatatAGAGTATTTACTAAATGCCTGACTCTAAGTGATATATGTGATTCGGAATTATTTGAACAGAAGTATGACTTCTGTGCAGATATCGTGGTGATTGAATCCATGTTAACTTATATTCATTTTCTGCCTATCCTTTATTTCGACCTTAGTTTGatccaaaaaaaatattttgagtttcttACATGCAAAGCGTTATACCAGGCACCATATGCAGGGAATCCTGGGTAACCAAGACCCCGTTCCCAGGCATAGCCTCTTCCCCTGACCTTCCTGTGATACGTTCATCAAAATGTATCTTCCCCATATTTTAGACTTTCTTTTGCTCCTAAAAGAAATTTCTGCAGTCTAAGATGTATCCACTGTgcgtttgtttttgctttaaaggGCCAATTACAAAGTGCATAAAAGCTGACTTATAAAGACAGTTTCAGAAGCACCCTAGAAAAATGGCCCTGGGAGGCCCAAACTAGTGAAAATGATACCACTGTGTGTGCTGCTGGGTTTCTGGTTTAGGCAGGGGTGTGTCTTGGGGCTCCGTGATACATCACCATCTGTGCCGCTCATTTCAGGCTGCATCTCAATACTGAGCAAGAGTGAATGTGTTGAGACATGgaagacaatgagaaaatattCTACAGCTCCAGACATTTCACAGCTCCCCCTgactctctatctctctcttgctgtttctctgtgtgtttccctgtctatatctctatttttctctttgtctatGTCGTTCTGTCTCTCATCtctgtccttcctttctctgtttgtctctgtctctgcctctctgtctctttctctgtcttcatcttTCATCTCTGTCTATCTGTCcatcctctgcctctctctgtctctttctgtcctatctctctgtctctccatctatatgtctctctcttttctatcTCTCTGTTGgctttctctgcttctgtctacatctccctgtttctctttgctctttctttgtttctctctctctctctctctcactcacacatacacacacacacacacacacacacacacacacacacacagtctcagcttctctcaacactttgggaacaAATTTGGAATAAGCAAACATAACCTCTCTTCTATCACTTATTTAAACCTCCTAATAAAACAGATAGTAAGACTTTTTCCAGATTTATCCGACTTGGAACAATCACGTCCTATGTTAATTCTGCACACTAGTGTCTTCCGTTCCATTTGCTTTGTGATTTTCTTGGCTCGGACACTGTCTTGATTAGCTGTGTATACATTGGTGATGTCCGTGTTTCCTGCCACCAAGTCcactttgtgactggcttctctGATGGTCTCTCTGGTAAAGGCGACTCCGATGGAACAGTTTCCAGCTGTCTCACCAGCCCCGGCCGGCTCCAGCATCACCCCACATCAGCAGCCAGACAGCCGGCCAGCTGAGCCTGCTCCAGCGCTTCTCGCTGCTCCGCCTCACGGCCATCATGGAGAAGCACTCCATGTCCAACAAGCACGGCTGGACATGGTGCGTAGCACGTTCGCCAGGAGGGCATTGCAGGCTCTAGAGCTAAGTGTGTGATTGCAGGGCTCCCATGTTTACTTTGTGATTTCTGAAGAACCCATTCATTGTCTTCACTGATGATCTCCTGGACGTAAAGCCTGAGGCGCTGGAGCTCACAGGAAACGTTGCTCTATTTGTAGCTCTCAGTTGGTTTCCAGGAAAGGCAGTTGGgctccaagaaagaaaaaaagacaagtaaaGGGTGATTAATTGTgaacagaggaaataaaaataaacttgccATAAAATAATCCTGGCAGTTTGTACAGAAACAGCTGTCACTTGTTCCTTCTGGTCTGATGCAAAGCTCACTGCTTGGAGCATTGATTCATTCAAAGAGCATTTAATTCTTCAAGtacatttctgcttttatttcattgGCAAATAGAAACAAGAATATGCAGTAAACCTTGTAATAAGGAATTGACAGAAGCATATGTTAGAACTCGAATGTGGACCTATTATGGATGATTTGCTGGATTTGAAATCATACAAAATGTGTCAGTAATTATCCTGTGTTTTATAttacgtattttttaaaagtcaatggtgcttttataaaatagtttAGAAGGTTATAAACTGCATGGTCAAATCAATATATGCTTGTGTattaaaatgtcctttaaaaaCTGCAGCTGGCTCTAGAATGGTGAGGACAGAGCCAAGCAAtgttcttctcttctctcttccttttcctccaaccccagccagatttttttcttcctcttgtaatttttaaatttgttttgatttgttggGGACTTTTAAGTGTTCAGCACTTGAGAGACGAGTCTATCACAATTAAATTGGAAAGTTGTCCACTTGACCTGAAAACAGAGCTACAAATACATTCTGCTAACATGACTCATGCTGTTTGGTAGTTAGAGAGAGCACACAGGCAGAGGCCGTACAGAGCACGGCGGGTCATGTGATGAATGCAGAGAGAATGCTGAATTCGCCCCGTGTCTGTTGGGTATTCCAACAAAAGCTTGGCTTCCCTCATGCTTGCTTCCAGAGCCTCTCCCCACAGTATGCCCCAGGAGGCTTGCATGACCTGGTTTCTGTAAATTCTAGGTCAGTTCCAAAGTTCATGAAGAGGATGAAAGTTCCCGACTACAAAGACAAGGCTGTCTTTGGCGTTCCTCTCATAGTGCACGTCCAAAGAACGGGACAGCCCCTGCCTCAGAGTATTCAGCAAGCCCTGAGATATCTACGCAGCAACTGCCTCGATCAGGTAGGGCTGTAACCCACCCCCCACCATGGGATTGGATTGATGCGATGCCAGACTGAGTCAGACCTGCCCAGTATCAGGCAAGATATGCCTCaccaaaaataaaaggcattgtgACCTCTATGTGGCAATGTTTAATTTGAACAAGCTACATCCTATCTGAGGATGTTTCCTCATTGGCAACTTAAATGATGACCTGGAGTGACT
This window of the Saimiri boliviensis isolate mSaiBol1 chromosome 16, mSaiBol1.pri, whole genome shotgun sequence genome carries:
- the STARD13 gene encoding stAR-related lipid transfer protein 13 isoform X2 codes for the protein MLEASSVLHANVNQAPLGGLVLCWCRECKDTACGGMQKSRGNQKFQHWEIEAKEACDWLRAAGFPQYAQLYEDSQFPINIVAVKNDHDFLEKDLVEPLCRRLNTLNKCASMKLDVNFQRKKGDDSDEEDLCISNKWTFQRTSRRWSRVDDLYTLLPRGDRNGSPGGTGMRNTTSSESVLTDLSEPEVCSIHSESSGGSDGRSQPGQCRTDSPVMLDAPLVSSSLPQSPRDVLSHPFHPKNEKPTRARAKSFLKRMETLRGKGAHGRHKGSGRTGGLVISGPVLQQEPESFKAMQCIQIPNGDLQNSPPPACRKGLPCSGKSSGESSPSERSSSGVSTPGLKQRNCHEANKRGGMYLEDLDVLAGTALQDAADQSRTHEFHSQENLVVHIPKDHKPGTFPKALSIESLSPTDSSNGVNWRTGSISLGRQQVPGAREPRLMASCHRASRVSIYDNVPDSHLYASTGDLLDLEKDDFLPHLDDILQHVNGIREVVDDWSKDVLPELQSHDTLVGEPGLSPFPPPNQITLDFEGNSVSEGRTTPSDVERDVTSLNESEAPGVRDRRDSGVGASLTRPNRRLRWNSFQLSHQPRPAPASPHISSQTAGQLSLLQRFSLLRLTAIMEKHSMSNKHGWTWSVPKFMKRMKVPDYKDKAVFGVPLIVHVQRTGQPLPQSIQQALRYLRSNCLDQVGLFRKSGVKSRIHALRQINENFPENVSYEDQSAYDVADMVKQFFRDLPEPLFTNKLSETFLHIYQYVPKEQRLQAVQATILLLADENREVLQTLLCFLNDVVNLVEENQMTPMNLAVCLAPSLFHLNLLKKESSPRVIQKKYATGKPDQKDLNENLAAAQGLAHMIMECDRLFEVPHELVAQSRNSYVEAEIHVPTLKELGTQLEESGATFHTYLNHLIQGLQKEAKEKFKGWVTCSSTDNTDLAFKKVGDGNPLKLWKASVEVEAPPSVVLNRVLRERHLWDEDFVQWKVVESLDRQTEIYQYVLNSMAPHPSRDFVVLRTWKTDLPKGTCTLVSLSVEHEEAHLLGGVRAVVMDSQYLIEPCGSGKSRLTHICRIDLKGHSPEWYSKGFGHLCAAEVARIRNSFRPLIAEGPETKI
- the STARD13 gene encoding stAR-related lipid transfer protein 13 isoform X6, with the protein product MKLDVNFQRKKGDDSDEEDLCISNKWTFQRTSRRWSRVDDLYTLLPRGDRNGSPGGTGMRNTTSSESVLTDLSEPEVCSIHSESSGGSDGRSQPGQCRTDSPVMLDAPLVSSSLPQSPRDVLSHPFHPKNEKPTRARAKSFLKRMETLRGKGAHGRHKGSGRTGGLVISGPVLQQEPESFKAMQCIQIPNGDLQNSPPPACRKGLPCSGKSSGESSPSERSSSGVSTPGLKQRNCHEANKRGGMYLEDLDVLAGTALQDAADQSRTHEFHSQENLVVHIPKDHKPGTFPKALSIESLSPTDSSNGVNWRTGSISLGRQQVPGAREPRLMASCHRASRVSIYDNVPDSHLYASTGDLLDLEKDDFLPHLDDILQHVNGIREVVDDWSKDVLPELQSHDTLVGEPGLSPFPPPNQITLDFEGNSVSEGRTTPSDVERDVTSLNESEAPGVRDRRDSGVGASLTRPNRRLRWNSFQLSHQPRPAPASPHISSQTAGQLSLLQRFSLLRLTAIMEKHSMSNKHGWTWSVPKFMKRMKVPDYKDKAVFGVPLIVHVQRTGQPLPQSIQQALRYLRSNCLDQVGLFRKSGVKSRIHALRQINENFPENVSYEDQSAYDVADMVKQFFRDLPEPLFTNKLSETFLHIYQYVPKEQRLQAVQATILLLADENREVLQTLLCFLNDVVNLVEENQMTPMNLAVCLAPSLFHLNLLKKESSPRVIQKKYATGKPDQKDLNENLAAAQGLAHMIMECDRLFEVPHELVAQSRNSYVEAEIHVPTLKELGTQLEESGATFHTYLNHLIQGLQKEAKEKFKGWVTCSSTDNTDLAFKKVGDGNPLKLWKASVEVEAPPSVVLNRVLRERHLWDEDFVQWKVVESLDRQTEIYQYVLNSMAPHPSRDFVVLRTWKTDLPKGTCTLVSLSVEHEEAHLLGGVRAVVMDSQYLIEPCGSGKSRLTHICRIDLKGHSPEWYSKGFGHLCAAEVARIRNSFRPLIAEGPETKI